In one Cloacibacillus porcorum genomic region, the following are encoded:
- a CDS encoding DMT family transporter: protein MGAYLKYISALMLFGSNGVIASHISLSSYEIVFLRTLIGSAFLAALFFLSGGRPRGIKNRRDLLFLAISGIAMGANWMFLYEAYVRVGVSIATLANYCGPVVVMALSPLLLHERLTFLSAAVFFVVLAGMFLVNGGALLAGGLSWGLACGLLSAVMYAFMVIFNKMAEGITGLENAVFQLFFSFLAVAVFVFAKQGPYVPLTAPELVPVVFLGIVNTGVGCYLYFSSIQRLPAGVVAVCGYLEPLSALMFSAIFLHERLTAVQLLGAFLIIGGAAFYSVVCGYRKRTENS from the coding sequence ATGGGGGCATATCTGAAATATATATCGGCGCTGATGCTCTTTGGCTCCAACGGGGTCATCGCCAGCCATATATCGCTCAGCAGCTATGAGATCGTCTTTTTAAGGACACTTATCGGAAGCGCCTTTCTCGCGGCACTTTTTTTCCTCTCCGGTGGCAGGCCGCGGGGGATAAAGAACAGGAGGGACCTGCTCTTTCTCGCCATTTCGGGGATCGCGATGGGTGCGAACTGGATGTTTCTCTATGAGGCCTATGTGCGCGTCGGCGTCAGCATCGCGACGCTTGCCAACTACTGTGGTCCCGTTGTGGTGATGGCGCTCTCGCCGCTGCTTCTGCACGAACGGCTGACATTTTTGAGCGCCGCGGTCTTTTTCGTTGTGCTTGCGGGAATGTTTCTTGTCAACGGCGGAGCCCTGCTGGCCGGAGGTCTTTCATGGGGGCTGGCCTGCGGACTGCTTTCCGCCGTGATGTACGCCTTTATGGTCATCTTCAATAAGATGGCGGAGGGTATCACAGGTCTGGAAAACGCTGTCTTTCAGCTTTTTTTCAGTTTTCTTGCCGTGGCCGTTTTCGTGTTTGCAAAGCAGGGGCCCTACGTGCCACTGACGGCGCCGGAGCTTGTTCCGGTGGTTTTTCTCGGAATTGTGAATACCGGCGTTGGCTGTTATCTCTATTTCTCGTCTATTCAGCGGCTGCCGGCCGGTGTGGTTGCGGTCTGCGGTTATCTTGAGCCTCTGTCAGCGCTGATGTTCTCCGCCATTTTCCTGCACGAACGGCTCACTGCCGTCCAGCTGCTGGGAGCTTTTCTCATCATTGGCGGCGCGGCGTTTTACAGCGTCGTGTGCGGATATAGAAAGAGGACAGAAAATTCCTAA
- a CDS encoding FadR/GntR family transcriptional regulator has product MNEKRRQIIEKLLEKINSGEVVTGDRLLPERQLAEAVGETRPVVREGLIALEAMGVLDIRDRQGIYLSSSEENEAKMMLHKVRGWPADMLSRVMEVRQIIEPLATAIAAVRRDDKDLSKMRECLRNLSELVEEPGEAAARESLIWNTTFHTVIVESAENAYLSRIYEGIHTVIEHSLSLMRIGTAPEKEGGPRSVYHDHLRLFERIEARDSAGAELCAEEHLRHSINAMVALGQIVPASNLFGQKLIGQARLL; this is encoded by the coding sequence ATGAATGAAAAGAGAAGGCAGATCATAGAAAAGCTGCTGGAAAAGATCAACAGCGGCGAGGTCGTTACGGGAGACAGGCTGCTGCCGGAGCGGCAGCTCGCGGAGGCGGTCGGAGAGACGCGCCCCGTCGTCCGCGAGGGGCTTATCGCGCTGGAGGCGATGGGCGTGCTCGACATCCGCGACCGGCAGGGTATCTATCTCTCGTCAAGCGAGGAGAACGAGGCAAAAATGATGCTTCATAAGGTGCGCGGCTGGCCGGCAGACATGCTTTCGCGGGTGATGGAGGTGCGCCAGATCATTGAGCCGCTGGCGACGGCGATCGCCGCCGTCCGGCGCGACGATAAGGACCTCTCGAAGATGCGCGAGTGTCTGCGCAACCTTTCCGAGCTTGTGGAGGAGCCAGGAGAGGCCGCGGCGCGTGAGAGCCTTATCTGGAACACCACCTTTCACACCGTCATTGTGGAGTCGGCGGAGAACGCCTACCTCTCGCGTATCTACGAGGGTATACACACGGTCATTGAGCACAGCCTCTCGCTGATGCGGATTGGCACCGCTCCCGAGAAGGAGGGCGGCCCCCGCTCCGTATATCATGACCACCTGCGGTTATTTGAACGCATAGAGGCACGGGATTCCGCGGGGGCCGAGCTCTGCGCGGAGGAGCACCTTCGCCACTCCATCAACGCGATGGTGGCGCTGGGGCAGATAGTGCCGGCTTCGAATCTTTTCGGACAAAAGCTGATCGGGCAGGCGCGGCTTTTGTAG
- a CDS encoding cation-translocating P-type ATPase, translating into MELTEKYCGLSDGEVRERRERYGENSLALKREDSALRVLLKFFSEPVFLLLIGAAGLYFFLGEPRDGAVMLVFVAFMGAINFYQEWKTDRTLAALKSLSSPKVTAVRGGEVVTLPSEELVPGDIIIVSEGERIAADCELLENDGFGADESALTGESEIVWKVCAPHGEAGRGWRTDHCYAGTNAVAGRAVARVTATGARTEYGKIGTDVAQAPDRPTPLEKQTRRLVRDCSVFSVMMLVFIVAATYYRGSGIIEAALSGITIAMATIPEEFPVVLTVFLALGAWRLAKRNSLIRRIPSVETLGAVTVLCVDKTGTLTENRMSLKELTPLCGATPKKLTEVTVLASETNPYDPMERAILDEAAKKKVDVKRLQGQRLLHEYPFSSESRMMCHVWAYRGKVMAAAKGSPENIFRLCSLTPDEREQAEREQLRLAESGCRVLAVAYNDDMRGIPERMEACKLRLAGLAAFVDPPRENVAESIRACGGAGVRVVMITGDNSVTAHRIAHDVGLGCGEREHVMITGEELEKMDDGELAKKLGDVTIFSRIMPREKMRIVKALRSRGEVVAMTGDGVNDAPALKYADIGIAMGGRGTEVAREAADMVLLDDDFSTIVSTIRDGRRIYDNIRKAMEYILVIHIPIALSALAAPLLALPVLLAPIHVVLLELIIDPTCSIIFERQPEERDIMERPPRPVGAPIITRGLLGKAIAQGLAIFAAAFGSYYITLPYGGAEHARTFFLTVLVLANLFLVYVNRSDRDFAFAKGSAAVDKVAWFVNFGILLCLIVMSTLPQAAAATKLQPLSPADFALALLAAAVATFWWEGIKWFRRTRG; encoded by the coding sequence ATGGAATTAACGGAAAAATATTGCGGATTATCGGACGGTGAAGTCAGGGAGCGGCGGGAAAGGTACGGGGAAAATTCTCTCGCGCTGAAGAGAGAGGACTCCGCGCTGCGCGTGCTGCTCAAATTCTTCTCGGAACCGGTATTCCTGCTGCTCATCGGCGCGGCAGGCCTCTATTTCTTCCTGGGAGAGCCGCGCGACGGCGCCGTCATGCTCGTCTTCGTAGCTTTCATGGGGGCGATCAACTTCTATCAGGAGTGGAAGACGGACCGGACGCTCGCGGCGCTCAAGTCGCTCTCCTCTCCCAAGGTGACGGCGGTGCGCGGCGGCGAGGTCGTCACGCTGCCCTCCGAGGAGCTCGTCCCAGGCGACATAATCATCGTATCGGAGGGCGAACGGATCGCCGCGGACTGCGAACTGCTGGAAAACGACGGCTTCGGCGCAGACGAGTCGGCGCTTACCGGCGAATCGGAGATCGTCTGGAAGGTCTGCGCCCCACACGGAGAGGCCGGGCGCGGCTGGCGCACCGACCATTGCTACGCGGGGACGAACGCCGTCGCCGGACGCGCCGTGGCGCGCGTCACGGCGACGGGGGCGCGCACGGAATACGGAAAGATCGGCACGGACGTCGCCCAGGCCCCTGACAGGCCGACCCCGCTTGAAAAACAGACCCGCCGCCTTGTGCGCGACTGCTCGGTATTCAGCGTCATGATGCTGGTCTTCATCGTCGCCGCCACCTATTACCGGGGCAGCGGCATCATCGAGGCGGCCCTCTCGGGCATCACCATCGCGATGGCGACGATCCCCGAGGAATTTCCCGTCGTGCTCACCGTCTTTCTCGCGCTCGGCGCCTGGCGGCTCGCGAAACGCAATTCGCTCATCCGGCGCATCCCCTCCGTTGAGACCCTCGGCGCGGTGACGGTGCTCTGCGTCGATAAGACGGGGACGCTGACGGAGAACCGCATGTCGCTGAAGGAGCTGACCCCGCTCTGCGGCGCCACGCCGAAAAAGCTGACGGAGGTGACGGTTCTCGCCTCCGAAACTAACCCCTACGACCCGATGGAGCGCGCGATCCTTGACGAGGCGGCGAAGAAGAAGGTCGACGTAAAACGGCTCCAGGGACAGCGTCTGCTCCACGAATACCCCTTCTCCTCGGAGTCGCGCATGATGTGCCACGTCTGGGCCTACCGCGGAAAGGTGATGGCGGCGGCGAAGGGTTCCCCCGAAAACATTTTCCGTCTCTGCTCCCTCACACCGGACGAACGCGAACAGGCCGAGCGCGAACAGCTGCGCCTCGCGGAGAGCGGATGCCGCGTGCTAGCCGTCGCCTACAACGACGATATGAGAGGGATCCCAGAAAGGATGGAGGCCTGTAAGCTGCGACTTGCGGGACTTGCGGCCTTCGTCGACCCGCCGCGCGAAAACGTCGCGGAGTCGATAAGGGCCTGCGGCGGCGCGGGGGTTCGCGTCGTGATGATAACCGGCGACAACAGCGTAACCGCGCACCGAATCGCACACGACGTCGGCCTCGGCTGCGGCGAGAGGGAGCATGTAATGATAACCGGCGAAGAGCTTGAGAAAATGGACGACGGGGAGCTGGCTAAAAAGCTGGGGGACGTGACGATCTTCTCGCGCATCATGCCGCGTGAAAAGATGCGCATCGTTAAAGCGCTGCGCTCGCGCGGCGAGGTGGTGGCGATGACGGGCGACGGCGTGAACGACGCCCCCGCGCTCAAATACGCCGACATCGGCATCGCGATGGGTGGCCGCGGCACCGAGGTGGCGCGCGAAGCGGCGGATATGGTGCTGCTGGACGACGATTTTTCAACGATCGTGAGCACCATCCGCGACGGTCGGCGTATCTATGACAACATCAGAAAGGCGATGGAATACATCCTCGTGATACATATCCCCATCGCGCTGTCGGCGCTGGCCGCGCCGCTCTTGGCCCTTCCCGTGCTGCTGGCTCCGATCCACGTCGTACTGCTTGAGCTGATAATCGACCCCACCTGTTCGATAATCTTCGAGCGCCAGCCGGAGGAGAGGGACATCATGGAACGCCCGCCGCGCCCAGTGGGAGCGCCGATAATCACGCGGGGGCTGCTCGGAAAGGCGATCGCCCAGGGGCTCGCGATCTTCGCGGCGGCCTTCGGCTCTTACTATATCACGCTGCCCTACGGCGGCGCGGAACACGCGCGGACCTTCTTCCTCACCGTCCTGGTGCTCGCGAACCTCTTCCTCGTCTATGTGAACCGCTCCGACAGAGATTTTGCCTTCGCGAAGGGGAGCGCGGCGGTCGACAAGGTCGCCTGGTTCGTCAACTTCGGCATACTGCTCTGTCTCATTGTGATGTCAACGCTGCCGCAGGCCGCCGCCGCGACTAAATTGCAGCCGCTGTCGCCCGCGGACTTCGCGCTCGCGCTGCTGGCCGCCGCCGTGGCCACCTTCTGGTGGGAGGGCATAAAGTGGTTCAGGAGGACGAGAGGCTAG
- the cfa gene encoding cyclopropane fatty acyl phospholipid synthase: protein MLPASVQQKLTSAGIEINGPHDWDPQINNEAFYGRVIAEKNLGLGEAYMDGWWNCKRLDELLCRIIKCGVEYDIKGNLRYALLLLPMKLLNMQSRSRSHKVAEEHYDIGNDLFFSFLDPLHQYSCAYFKDTADLASAQVNKLELIADKLELQEGDRLLDIGCGWGGLAKYMAARRGCRVTAVNISKEQLAFAKEDCRGLPVKFLDCDYRDIDGEYDKIVSVGMFEHVGSKNFRTYMKVVYRLLRKNGLFLLHTIGGNRSGVNCDRWLNRYIFPNGALPSAAQIAAAAEGLFVIEDLHNFGSHYDKTLMSWYRNFTKAWPAFAERYGERFQRMWSYYLLSCAGAFRSRAIQLFQVVMTREGDAREQPLVTLR from the coding sequence ATGCTTCCCGCATCTGTTCAGCAAAAATTAACCAGCGCCGGCATCGAAATAAACGGCCCGCACGACTGGGACCCGCAAATTAACAACGAAGCGTTCTACGGCCGCGTCATCGCCGAGAAGAATCTTGGGCTCGGCGAGGCCTACATGGACGGCTGGTGGAACTGTAAGCGCCTGGACGAGCTTCTCTGCCGGATCATAAAATGCGGCGTTGAATATGATATCAAGGGAAACCTGCGCTACGCGCTGCTGCTGCTGCCGATGAAGCTGCTGAATATGCAGTCCCGTTCCCGCAGCCACAAGGTGGCGGAGGAACATTATGACATTGGCAACGACCTCTTTTTTTCTTTCCTCGACCCGCTGCACCAATACAGCTGCGCCTATTTCAAAGATACCGCGGATCTCGCGAGCGCTCAGGTCAACAAGCTGGAGCTGATCGCGGATAAGCTTGAACTCCAGGAGGGCGACCGACTGCTGGATATCGGCTGCGGCTGGGGCGGCCTAGCAAAGTATATGGCCGCCCGCCGCGGCTGCCGCGTCACCGCCGTCAACATCTCCAAGGAGCAGCTCGCCTTTGCGAAAGAGGACTGTAGGGGGCTGCCTGTTAAATTCCTCGACTGCGACTACCGCGATATCGACGGAGAATACGATAAGATAGTCTCCGTGGGAATGTTTGAGCATGTCGGAAGCAAAAATTTCCGCACCTACATGAAGGTGGTGTACCGTCTTCTGCGCAAAAACGGCCTCTTCCTGCTGCACACTATCGGAGGCAACCGCTCCGGCGTCAACTGCGACAGGTGGCTCAACAGATACATCTTCCCCAACGGCGCGCTGCCCTCGGCGGCGCAGATCGCCGCGGCGGCGGAGGGGCTCTTTGTCATCGAGGACCTCCACAACTTCGGCAGCCACTACGATAAGACCCTGATGAGCTGGTATCGGAACTTCACTAAAGCATGGCCCGCCTTTGCGGAAAGATACGGCGAGCGCTTCCAGCGCATGTGGAGTTACTATCTGCTCTCCTGCGCCGGCGCCTTTCGTTCGCGCGCCATCCAGCTGTTCCAGGTCGTGATGACGAGAGAAGGGGACGCGAGAGAGCAGCCGTTAGTTACTCTGCGCTAA
- a CDS encoding DMT family protein, whose amino-acid sequence MLRYAAPLILLFVSNIFMTYAWYGHLKYVGAKPLIVAILISWGVAFFEYCFQVPANRIGHTVYSLPQLKIMQEVITMTIFAGFSFFVMREKLSLNYLWASFCMVGAVFFIFRGN is encoded by the coding sequence ATGTTAAGATATGCTGCTCCATTGATCCTTCTCTTTGTGTCAAACATCTTTATGACCTATGCCTGGTATGGGCACCTGAAATATGTCGGCGCGAAGCCTCTTATCGTGGCTATCCTCATCAGCTGGGGCGTGGCTTTCTTTGAATACTGTTTTCAGGTTCCCGCTAACCGCATCGGCCACACCGTCTACTCGCTGCCGCAGCTAAAGATCATGCAGGAGGTCATCACGATGACTATATTCGCGGGCTTCTCCTTCTTCGTGATGAGGGAAAAGCTTTCGCTAAACTACCTTTGGGCCTCATTCTGCATGGTGGGCGCGGTATTCTTTATCTTTCGCGGAAACTAG
- a CDS encoding MFS transporter, which yields MNSRAKSFTGLTAAAAISMLGVGIVMSSLPERVIELNGGSSALVGLLASCYGLPYIIFQVPFGSLSDRFGVKLFLLFGYFLMALSGLLFYFAASSLPIFMGRALQGAGEIPLWAMASALIAIAYPEHKGKMLGIYSASMYVGLAAGPLLRVIFPSVLMVGELGFMLYSILCVLSFFIILVMVENNKKGSLDTANRLEIRKAFALLSDLPVRITLFGIFLYGCGQGLVFAIAPAWFITEKGFSLIETGMIFTASYVFIFLLQITYGTLSDRYGRRPFIIAGLLLTALSWGIFPYIPRVSSIICVGFAAGSLGGFYVASMAFLNERAPDHLKGTISGAYYFFWGIGYFLGPLLWSFGGRRFGMTEGFMVFSLLLALTAAALLFTGNAGTVPPASSFRER from the coding sequence ATGAACAGCCGCGCAAAGAGCTTCACCGGACTTACGGCCGCCGCCGCGATTTCAATGCTGGGGGTGGGGATCGTGATGTCGAGCCTGCCGGAACGCGTCATCGAACTCAACGGCGGCAGCTCGGCGCTCGTCGGCCTGCTTGCTTCCTGTTACGGACTGCCATATATCATCTTCCAGGTGCCCTTCGGCAGCCTTTCGGACAGATTCGGCGTGAAGCTCTTCCTGCTGTTCGGCTATTTCCTGATGGCGCTCTCCGGGCTTCTGTTTTATTTTGCCGCCTCAAGCCTGCCCATATTTATGGGCCGCGCGCTTCAGGGCGCGGGAGAGATCCCGCTGTGGGCGATGGCCTCCGCGCTCATCGCGATCGCCTATCCGGAGCATAAGGGAAAGATGCTCGGCATCTACAGCGCCTCGATGTATGTGGGGCTGGCGGCGGGACCGCTCCTGCGGGTCATTTTCCCCAGCGTCCTGATGGTCGGGGAGCTGGGCTTCATGCTCTACAGCATCCTCTGCGTGCTGTCCTTTTTCATAATCTTGGTAATGGTAGAGAATAATAAAAAGGGTTCGCTGGATACGGCGAACCGGCTTGAGATAAGAAAGGCCTTCGCGCTGCTTTCGGACCTGCCGGTTCGCATAACGCTGTTCGGGATATTCCTCTACGGCTGCGGGCAGGGGCTGGTGTTCGCCATCGCGCCCGCCTGGTTCATCACAGAGAAGGGCTTCAGCCTGATCGAAACGGGGATGATCTTCACCGCCAGCTACGTATTTATATTTTTACTGCAAATAACCTACGGAACGCTCTCCGACCGCTACGGCCGGCGGCCCTTCATCATCGCGGGACTGCTTTTGACGGCGCTCTCCTGGGGGATCTTCCCATATATTCCCAGAGTCTCCTCCATAATCTGCGTAGGCTTCGCCGCCGGTTCCCTCGGGGGCTTCTATGTCGCCTCGATGGCCTTCCTCAACGAGCGCGCGCCGGACCACCTAAAGGGAACTATTTCAGGCGCGTACTATTTCTTTTGGGGCATCGGTTATTTTCTCGGTCCCCTGCTCTGGAGCTTCGGCGGACGGCGTTTCGGCATGACGGAGGGATTTATGGTATTCAGCCTGTTGCTGGCGCTGACGGCCGCCGCGCTGCTATTTACCGGAAACGCCGGAACAGTACCTCCTGCCTCTAGTTTCCGCGAAAGATAA
- a CDS encoding DMT family transporter: MKRDKFLQVYILATLTVIFWGASFAGAKVALEQADPLLVMFLRFVLSLALLLPVAWYCGELRLPTRRQTLVLAFMGFMGFFFHIGIQTVAMRSSGSATANWQMAAAPAMTALLASFFLKERLSRGGVFGIILAFLGVAVVLGLGTKGARGISSYNFGDFLISLSVLNWAAFMVLTRWLFKENRYPPVFTIFWEIFFAVLMCLPALALTGTDVSVLTGFSWRTWEALAILGFLCSGLAYVFWYYAAANIPVARLMVFQFLQPLVGIVVAYFVIGERFTLWLLLGGAMIVSGVWTVNRPHR, from the coding sequence ATGAAAAGAGATAAATTTTTACAGGTCTATATCCTCGCGACACTTACAGTAATTTTCTGGGGCGCGAGTTTCGCGGGGGCAAAGGTGGCACTGGAACAGGCGGACCCCCTGCTGGTGATGTTCCTGCGCTTCGTGCTTTCACTGGCGCTGCTGCTTCCCGTTGCCTGGTACTGCGGCGAACTCAGGCTGCCGACGCGCAGGCAGACGCTTGTGCTGGCCTTCATGGGTTTTATGGGCTTTTTCTTTCATATCGGCATCCAGACGGTGGCGATGCGGAGCTCCGGCAGCGCGACGGCCAACTGGCAGATGGCGGCGGCCCCGGCGATGACGGCGCTACTTGCCAGTTTTTTTCTAAAAGAGCGGCTCTCGCGCGGCGGGGTCTTTGGGATAATCCTAGCCTTTCTCGGCGTGGCGGTAGTCCTCGGGCTGGGCACAAAGGGCGCGCGGGGAATCTCCTCCTATAATTTCGGGGATTTTCTGATATCGCTCTCGGTTCTCAACTGGGCCGCCTTCATGGTCCTTACGCGCTGGCTGTTCAAGGAGAACCGCTATCCGCCGGTCTTCACGATCTTCTGGGAGATATTTTTCGCGGTGCTGATGTGCCTGCCGGCGCTCGCGCTGACGGGAACGGACGTTTCAGTCTTGACCGGTTTCAGCTGGCGCACATGGGAGGCGCTCGCCATCCTTGGTTTTTTATGCTCCGGCCTGGCCTACGTATTCTGGTATTACGCGGCGGCGAACATCCCCGTCGCCAGGCTGATGGTTTTTCAATTTTTACAGCCGCTGGTGGGGATCGTCGTCGCCTATTTCGTAATCGGCGAACGGTTCACCCTCTGGCTCCTCCTCGGCGGCGCGATGATAGTATCCGGCGTATGGACGGTAAACAGGCCGCACCGATGA
- a CDS encoding LysR family transcriptional regulator, whose product MNLLNMRYFIETTETLNFTKAAKNLNISQQALSTHIAALERELGSELFMRGVPLVLTQAGLLFKSYAQKFLNEYSSMMHEMNDIKDERRGTLSLGIAHTRGRILLPEILPLFQRVFPKVDIKITEGRNDEMQKALLEGKLELLICKLPIMAVNVKSEFFYQEEAVLMVSDELLEKYFGAQKGTVVKEIERTAGVGPLEKLPFLLPHRGDLMRVVADELIGQAGFIPNIIVESENIETLLEMSIRGLGVTFYPKMFIDYSGFINFPETFHIIPLDTPAASYAMGFCCPKDRYLSFAAREFIRIAKENIHL is encoded by the coding sequence TTGAACTTGCTGAATATGAGATATTTTATAGAGACGACGGAGACGCTGAATTTTACGAAAGCGGCGAAAAATCTGAATATCTCCCAGCAGGCGCTGAGCACGCATATCGCGGCTTTAGAAAGAGAACTGGGCAGCGAACTTTTTATGCGCGGTGTGCCATTGGTTCTCACTCAGGCTGGTCTGCTCTTCAAGAGCTACGCCCAAAAGTTTCTGAATGAATACAGCTCCATGATGCATGAGATGAACGATATAAAAGACGAACGCCGGGGCACTCTCTCCCTCGGCATCGCGCATACGCGCGGAAGAATACTGCTGCCGGAGATACTTCCGCTATTTCAGCGGGTGTTCCCGAAGGTGGATATCAAAATTACGGAGGGAAGAAACGACGAAATGCAGAAGGCGCTGCTGGAGGGCAAGCTTGAGCTGCTCATATGCAAACTACCGATCATGGCGGTAAACGTAAAGAGCGAATTTTTTTATCAGGAAGAGGCGGTGCTGATGGTCTCTGACGAATTGCTTGAAAAATATTTCGGAGCGCAGAAAGGGACGGTGGTCAAAGAAATCGAGCGGACCGCCGGCGTCGGCCCGCTCGAAAAATTGCCTTTCCTGCTGCCGCACAGAGGGGATTTAATGCGCGTGGTGGCGGACGAACTAATAGGTCAGGCCGGTTTTATACCTAATATAATCGTTGAATCGGAGAATATAGAGACGCTGCTGGAAATGTCCATCCGCGGCCTTGGCGTCACATTTTATCCGAAGATGTTCATAGACTATTCCGGCTTTATCAATTTTCCTGAGACCTTCCATATAATACCGTTGGATACTCCCGCAGCCTCATACGCGATGGGCTTCTGCTGCCCGAAAGACAGATATCTCTCCTTCGCAGCGCGGGAATTTATCCGGATCGCAAAGGAAAATATTCATCTGTAG
- a CDS encoding 4-hydroxy-tetrahydrodipicolinate reductase, producing the protein MTRIFLSGASGNVGRTIVRTIVGKEGFQLVGGWCLEAGSDLGTIAGIGELGIKASNDLRAALAESKPDLVIDFSATPVMAENMSVYLDFGLNAVIGTTGLTEDDLAPFKAAVAAKGLRWAVIPNYGLGITLVTDFIKKARAYYPFVSITDRHTNEMANAPSGTAAALAAAAAGDDAGEVKSRESYPGVLGAKICGVPVLAERLPWPGPYSGHTISLARKDEIITIEVQDYTSEIYMDGVFMTAEKIASLPPGSFVRSLGEIF; encoded by the coding sequence ATGACAAGGATTTTTCTCTCCGGAGCCTCCGGAAACGTAGGACGCACCATCGTCAGGACGATCGTCGGCAAAGAGGGATTTCAGCTTGTAGGCGGCTGGTGTCTTGAGGCCGGTTCCGATCTTGGTACTATCGCCGGCATCGGTGAACTTGGCATAAAGGCCTCTAATGACCTGAGGGCGGCGCTTGCGGAGTCAAAGCCGGATCTGGTGATCGACTTTTCGGCGACGCCGGTGATGGCTGAAAATATGTCCGTCTATCTGGATTTCGGCCTTAACGCGGTGATCGGCACTACGGGGCTCACGGAGGATGATCTGGCTCCCTTCAAGGCGGCGGTCGCCGCGAAGGGGCTGCGCTGGGCGGTAATTCCCAACTACGGCCTCGGCATTACTCTCGTGACCGACTTTATCAAAAAAGCGCGCGCCTATTACCCCTTCGTATCGATAACCGACCGGCACACCAACGAGATGGCCAACGCACCCAGCGGTACGGCCGCCGCTTTGGCCGCCGCCGCGGCGGGCGACGACGCGGGAGAGGTTAAGAGCCGTGAAAGTTATCCAGGGGTGCTCGGGGCAAAGATCTGCGGCGTGCCCGTCTTAGCGGAGAGGCTTCCGTGGCCCGGTCCCTATTCGGGACATACGATATCGCTCGCGCGCAAGGACGAGATCATCACGATAGAGGTCCAGGACTATACGAGCGAGATCTATATGGACGGCGTGTTTATGACGGCGGAGAAGATCGCCTCGCTGCCGCCGGGCTCCTTTGTGAGAAGTCTCGGAGAGATATTTTAG
- a CDS encoding GNAT family N-acetyltransferase: MQWKIKPFEELSASELYDILWQRCSIFVVEQSCPYPDIDGADRQAWQLFGCDEEGRLAASMRILKPGVTYDALALGRVAVAPECRGHGYAREMMERAIDFALNDLGENTIKIGAQDYLTGFYESLGFRRISEVYLEDGIPHVDMVYIREEN, translated from the coding sequence ATGCAGTGGAAGATAAAACCTTTTGAGGAACTGTCAGCTTCCGAACTTTACGACATCCTTTGGCAGCGGTGCAGTATCTTTGTCGTCGAGCAGTCATGTCCTTATCCCGACATAGACGGCGCGGACCGCCAGGCCTGGCAGTTATTCGGCTGCGACGAAGAGGGACGTCTCGCCGCCTCGATGCGTATTCTCAAGCCAGGCGTCACCTACGACGCTCTCGCACTCGGGCGCGTAGCCGTCGCACCCGAGTGCCGGGGACACGGCTACGCGCGCGAAATGATGGAACGGGCCATCGACTTCGCGTTGAACGACCTCGGAGAGAATACGATAAAGATCGGCGCGCAGGATTATCTGACCGGCTTCTATGAATCGCTGGGGTTCCGGCGCATCTCAGAGGTCTATCTCGAAGACGGCATTCCACATGTGGATATGGTCTATATAAGGGAAGAAAACTAA